In Candidatus Neomarinimicrobiota bacterium, the sequence TATCAGTGACGGATAGGTGCAATCTCCGCTGCTCGTATTGTCTTCCTAAATTGTATTCAAATTTTAGTTCTACCTCCGAAATTATGTCAGACGAAGAGGTAGTTTGTCTTGTCAGAGCTTTTGCCGAATTAGGAATCTCGAAACTTCGTATCACCGGTGGAGAACCACTCCTACGTCCCGGACTTCCCTCATTAATTAAGAAATTAAGAGAATTGAAATCAATAGATGATATTTCTCTTAGCACAAACGGAATACTATTAAAAAAGTTCGCATCTTCCTTATCGGATGCCGGTTTGGACAGGATCAACATCAGTATTGATTCTCTTAACGCTGATAAATATAAGAGTATAACTTCATTTGGTGAAATCAGCGATGTATTAAAGGGGATCGAATGCGCCTTAGAATTCGGATTCTCTCCCGTGAAACTTAACGTAGTCGTATCGCGAGGTATGAACGAGGACGAGATAAACGATTTCGCAACCCTGACTGAGACTTATCCTGTCCACGTACGTTTCATAGAGCTCATGCCGATGGGTGAGACAGGTTATTTCTCATTCGAGAGGCGAGTACCATTGGACGAAATGATGCAATTAGCTCAACCGTTGGAACCGATACCTGTTGAAGATTGGCCCAAAGGATCAGGACCTGCAAAGTATTTTCGCCGACCTAATGGCATTGGCAGTGTAGGCTTCATCAGTCCTTTGAGCTCGAACTTTTGTTCCGATTGTAATCGGATGCGACTTTCTGCGAAGGGTATTCTCATTCCGTGTCTCGCAAATAATCAGGGTACGGATCTTTTGAGTATGTTGAGAACCGGTGCGGATGAGAATGAAATCAAGAATTCTATCAAACTTACAGTTTCCTGCAAGCCGGAGAAACACTTAATGATGGAAACTGCCACAAATGGAAAATCTTATCCACAATTCATGTGCCAGATGGGGGGATAGAATGTCAATATCAAAATATAAGGGAACAGCGCTATGATCAATTATTATATAACTAAATATTCTATACTCATTATAGCAATAGTAGGATTTGTTCAATTAACATGCGCACAACCCGATAAATCAATAAATTTAACGACTGTCAAATCCGGAGAACTCCCAAGAAGTTTGAGCCCTTTGAATCAGACGGAATCGTCACCGGAATTATTAGCATCAGGTAAAATTCTATACGATAAGAGGTGCGCGCCTTGCCATGGATTGGATGGAGCAGGAGAGGGCAAAGCAGCCTACTTATTATATCCTAAACCGAGAGATTTTGTATCAGCCCGATATCGGATAGTCTCCACATGGGAGAGAATTCCAACGGATAACGATATATTCGGCGTTGTTTCGAGAGGAATTCCGGGTTCTTCGATGCCTTCGTGGGCGCATTTATCAGAAATTGAGAGATGGAGTCTTGTTCATTATATCAAAACTTTCGCAGATAATCCGATAGAGCCGAACACGGCTATAGGTGACAGCGGAGTGGGGCTATTAGAAATTTCTCCTATAGCCGAATATACGCCGGCGGCGGAACAATTGGCGTTTGAACGGTTTCGAGACGCGTGTGCTACATGTCACGGAGCTACTGGTGAAGGAGATGGAGTCTCTGAGCAAATTGATGAAAAAGGAATGCCTACACGGCCGCGAGACCTTACTATGGGCGTGTTCAAGGGAAATCCTGATCCGGAGGAGGTATATCGCAGAATAATATTGGGGATGCCCGGAACACCAATGCCGATGAGCGACTGGGCTTACGGAGATGATGCATGGCATCTTACAAATTACGTCCTCGGAATGTCAACGAAACTGAAACGTGATAGGGCGGAAATGAAAAAATTCAGGATTGTAGCGAATAGAGTGCAAAAGATTCCTGAGCATCCTGATGCTGGTATTTGGAGGGAAGCGGGAACTGTTAACATCCATATGATGCCGCTTTGGTGGAGGGTTGACAGACCGGAAATATTGACCGTACAGGCTCTTCATGACGGCAGAGAACTGGCACTCAGATTAACCTGGACGGATGCTACCGATGATCATACTGCGATTCGAGTACAGGATTTCCGTGATGCAGCTGCCATCGAATTCTCAAGTGAAAACGATCCTCCATTTTTCGGAATGGGTGAAAAAAACCAAACTGTAAGTATCTGGATGTGGAAATCAGAGCGGCAGGCCGATCTAGAACCCGCATTCCAGGATATAGATAAAATGTATCCGAACTTAGGAATCGACTCATATCCCAATCTTATGAAATCCGCATTGGAACAGCCGGCACGCAACGCACTGACGCTTGAGTCTGATCCTGATTTCATAACCGGATGGGGAGCGGGAAATATAGTATCGGATCCGACGAGAAAATCTGCTGTTGAAAATCTCACAGCGAAGGGATTCGGTACGCTCAAGGCACGGCCCAGGATTGAGCAATACGTAAAATCATTTGGTATATACGATATCGGAACGTATAGAGTTGTGTTCAGAAGGTCTTTGAAGGGAGAGGGTCAAAATAGTTTGGATTTTGTTCCTGGACAGCATCTTTCCGTGGCTTTCTCCGTTTGGAATGGAAGCGCCGGTGACAGGGATGGTAAAAAATCGGTGACAATCTGGCAGGAATTGATAATTGCTCCTTAAAAATCAGATAAGAATGAGCGATAAAACAGAAGAATTTTAAGTATAACGAGGAAGCGACGATGAATAAAAAAAC encodes:
- the moaA gene encoding GTP 3',8-cyclase MoaA — translated: MLIDSLDRKIDYLRLSVTDRCNLRCSYCLPKLYSNFSSTSEIMSDEEVVCLVRAFAELGISKLRITGGEPLLRPGLPSLIKKLRELKSIDDISLSTNGILLKKFASSLSDAGLDRINISIDSLNADKYKSITSFGEISDVLKGIECALEFGFSPVKLNVVVSRGMNEDEINDFATLTETYPVHVRFIELMPMGETGYFSFERRVPLDEMMQLAQPLEPIPVEDWPKGSGPAKYFRRPNGIGSVGFISPLSSNFCSDCNRMRLSAKGILIPCLANNQGTDLLSMLRTGADENEIKNSIKLTVSCKPEKHLMMETATNGKSYPQFMCQMGG
- a CDS encoding c-type cytochrome translates to MSPLNQTESSPELLASGKILYDKRCAPCHGLDGAGEGKAAYLLYPKPRDFVSARYRIVSTWERIPTDNDIFGVVSRGIPGSSMPSWAHLSEIERWSLVHYIKTFADNPIEPNTAIGDSGVGLLEISPIAEYTPAAEQLAFERFRDACATCHGATGEGDGVSEQIDEKGMPTRPRDLTMGVFKGNPDPEEVYRRIILGMPGTPMPMSDWAYGDDAWHLTNYVLGMSTKLKRDRAEMKKFRIVANRVQKIPEHPDAGIWREAGTVNIHMMPLWWRVDRPEILTVQALHDGRELALRLTWTDATDDHTAIRVQDFRDAAAIEFSSENDPPFFGMGEKNQTVSIWMWKSERQADLEPAFQDIDKMYPNLGIDSYPNLMKSALEQPARNALTLESDPDFITGWGAGNIVSDPTRKSAVENLTAKGFGTLKARPRIEQYVKSFGIYDIGTYRVVFRRSLKGEGQNSLDFVPGQHLSVAFSVWNGSAGDRDGKKSVTIWQELIIAP